The Methanobacterium sp. BAmetb5 genome includes a region encoding these proteins:
- the larE gene encoding ATP-dependent sacrificial sulfur transferase LarE has translation MDLKEKMDDLRKYLHGKKVVVAFSGGADSTLLASVAQEEAQDALAVTVDNGVMPAECVDNAEEIAQKIGVKHLVIPGNFLDDPAFKINPPNRCYVCKLRMYHELDKIARTRQYDFVVDGTNISDLLEDRPGIRVNLEKEVKMPLVKSGFTSQDVRNILKELNMDYNPSTTCLATRISTGEEITLHKINRIEYAENLVKDTTGMEVVRVRDQGGLARIEVEDVDKVIKKDLLHYLDSELRSAGFKRVTLDITGYNDSKEDMIIYKPCTHEKNRIMFETDLPYPLNLPETCQELESWGEVKCSREMGVAMLEVEGRNITLFAKGKIVARKVKDREDAQELLVKILPCIRR, from the coding sequence ATGGATCTAAAAGAAAAAATGGATGATTTGAGGAAGTATCTGCACGGGAAAAAAGTGGTGGTAGCTTTTTCTGGGGGTGCTGATAGTACCTTACTGGCCTCTGTTGCGCAGGAGGAGGCTCAGGATGCCCTGGCAGTTACGGTGGATAACGGAGTTATGCCGGCAGAATGTGTGGACAACGCAGAAGAAATAGCCCAGAAAATTGGGGTAAAGCATTTAGTGATCCCTGGTAATTTCCTCGATGATCCTGCCTTTAAAATCAACCCACCTAACCGGTGTTACGTGTGCAAACTGAGGATGTACCATGAACTGGATAAAATAGCCAGAACCCGGCAGTACGACTTTGTGGTTGATGGTACTAATATCAGTGACCTCCTGGAGGACCGGCCAGGAATAAGAGTTAACCTGGAAAAGGAAGTTAAAATGCCACTGGTAAAATCTGGATTCACCTCTCAGGATGTGAGAAACATTTTAAAAGAGTTGAACATGGATTACAATCCTTCCACCACTTGTCTGGCTACCCGGATTTCAACCGGGGAGGAAATCACCCTTCACAAGATAAACCGCATAGAGTACGCTGAAAATCTCGTTAAAGATACCACGGGCATGGAAGTGGTTAGAGTAAGGGATCAGGGAGGATTGGCACGTATTGAAGTGGAAGATGTGGATAAAGTAATTAAAAAAGATTTATTGCATTATCTTGATTCAGAATTGAGGAGTGCTGGTTTTAAAAGGGTAACTCTAGACATAACTGGTTATAATGATTCTAAAGAGGATATGATCATTTACAAACCATGTACTCATGAAAAAAATAGGATAATGTTTGAAACAGACCTCCCTTATCCCCTAAACCTTCCGGAAACCTGCCAGGAGCTTGAAAGTTGGGGTGAAGTTAAGTGCTCCCGGGAGATGGGTGTGGCCATGTTGGAGGTGGAGGGTAGAAACATAACCCTGTTTGCCAAGGGGAAAATCGTAGCCCGCAAAGTAAAGGACCGAGAAGATGCTCAAGAGTTGTTAGTAAAAATATTACCTTGTATACGCAGGTAA
- a CDS encoding TfuA-related McrA-glycine thioamidation protein codes for MGKRIVVFIGPSLPLKEAKQILNADYRPPVARDDLAVLLDDPPQVIGIIDGVFHQQPAVSHKEILRALDAGITVVGGSSMGALRSAELDYAGMIGIGTVYQEYRDGTIESDDDVAIVFDPVTHELLSEALVSMNHNFQMAEAEGIINSREVQMLYETAKKIYYPQRNYPRVLNDSDLGENKKKKLEIFLKEKGTDIKSEDARKVLTYIKNMD; via the coding sequence TTGGGCAAACGAATTGTGGTTTTTATTGGACCTTCACTTCCTCTGAAAGAGGCTAAACAAATATTAAATGCTGATTATCGCCCGCCGGTAGCTAGAGATGATTTAGCTGTTCTTTTAGACGATCCTCCCCAAGTAATTGGTATAATCGACGGTGTTTTTCACCAGCAGCCAGCAGTCTCCCACAAGGAAATACTACGCGCATTAGATGCAGGGATAACCGTGGTGGGTGGTTCCAGTATGGGGGCACTTAGATCAGCGGAACTGGATTATGCGGGCATGATTGGGATTGGAACAGTTTACCAGGAGTACCGGGATGGAACAATAGAATCTGACGATGATGTGGCCATTGTATTTGATCCTGTAACCCACGAACTTCTCAGTGAGGCTCTGGTGAGTATGAACCATAATTTCCAGATGGCCGAAGCAGAAGGTATAATTAATTCTCGTGAAGTGCAAATGCTGTATGAGACTGCTAAAAAAATTTACTATCCCCAGAGGAATTATCCACGGGTTTTAAACGACTCTGACCTGGGTGAAAATAAGAAAAAGAAACTTGAAATCTTTTTAAAGGAAAAAGGAACTGATATCAAGTCTGAAGATGCCCGTAAAGTCTTGACCTACATTAAAAACATGGATTAA